In Curtobacterium sp. TC1, the following proteins share a genomic window:
- a CDS encoding septum formation family protein, translating to MSGERPDDARDPEDTAGPAAAADGADGVDGQEARRASDPDAPFHGLRSAADIFGAPRGEEDWPSRRERREAERTARETGAPLPEPFEAAAPVLDDGATQAISMPEQLSAPSESPDAAAEHERSTLHDRIPPAAVVPPNPTAPHPSSIVLPTAQTHRDERAAASKAIEDERRRVDPFGEGRADVDWLGRATGPGAPVPSTGPVAHQPLGVENVLPPSEEPPSFTDLLRIAGTGSVPTKGAGPDRPFDWAIRDDETGEVPTTLTGDSFDTTAFGGGGSWSLADETDAEDEVVSGEVDTPVDGVPRAQRTFPVPPAVPTAAAVPPAAAVPPAAAVPAPAVPTADGAAGRPATPAEPTEALDTTRSAAEGDGADAATGLPDAATTALPVAGTPWWSEPDATVPPTAAPPLVEPAASPAYPAHLPPAVGQDLDAVLGLRRDDTGAQPAALPAAAPDELDQSEWDGRETSDTSAIKDLFGTEAVGQLGGTGYDPEDTGTRMMPAAAVPSAAVAGAGAGVGAGAGTSSAPVSSGQPVERDNFINQGAARLRSEGKRGKQLLVYGSIALIVVLIVLVFLLSKWILGNNIADQAIAPTKSSAAASSAPATPSAAASAAPSDEAAAPAATLQFATTPALPGEHAWTDLAGGECLSPFTNAWAQSFTVVDCATPHIGQLTARLTVDGDAYPGAEALATQAADQCQSDAALNASAAAAVGDVQVQGSYAPDQATWDQGDRFISCFVTRSSGQELTASLAPGA from the coding sequence GTGAGCGGGGAGCGTCCGGACGACGCGCGCGACCCCGAGGACACGGCCGGCCCCGCAGCAGCGGCCGACGGTGCCGACGGGGTCGACGGCCAGGAGGCCCGGCGCGCGTCCGACCCGGACGCTCCGTTCCACGGTCTCCGCAGTGCCGCGGACATCTTCGGCGCCCCGCGGGGCGAGGAGGACTGGCCCTCGCGCCGGGAACGCCGCGAGGCCGAGCGGACCGCACGGGAGACCGGCGCACCGTTGCCCGAGCCGTTCGAGGCGGCGGCTCCGGTGCTGGACGACGGTGCGACGCAGGCCATCTCGATGCCCGAGCAGCTGTCGGCGCCGTCCGAGAGCCCCGACGCCGCCGCCGAGCACGAGCGCTCCACCCTGCACGACCGCATCCCGCCGGCCGCCGTCGTGCCGCCGAACCCGACCGCGCCGCACCCGTCGTCGATCGTGCTGCCCACCGCGCAGACCCACCGTGACGAGCGCGCTGCGGCGTCGAAGGCCATCGAGGACGAGCGTCGCCGCGTCGACCCGTTCGGCGAGGGCCGTGCCGACGTCGACTGGCTCGGCCGTGCGACCGGCCCCGGCGCACCCGTCCCGTCCACCGGGCCCGTCGCACACCAGCCGCTCGGCGTCGAGAACGTGCTGCCCCCGTCCGAGGAGCCGCCGAGCTTCACCGACCTGCTCCGGATCGCCGGCACGGGATCCGTGCCCACGAAGGGCGCCGGACCGGACCGGCCCTTCGACTGGGCCATCCGCGACGACGAGACCGGCGAGGTCCCGACGACCCTGACCGGCGACTCCTTCGACACGACGGCGTTCGGTGGCGGCGGTTCGTGGTCGCTGGCGGACGAGACCGACGCCGAGGACGAGGTCGTCTCCGGCGAGGTCGACACCCCGGTCGACGGCGTCCCTCGGGCGCAGCGGACGTTCCCGGTGCCGCCGGCCGTCCCGACTGCTGCTGCGGTGCCGCCGGCTGCTGCCGTGCCGCCGGCTGCTGCCGTGCCGGCTCCCGCTGTGCCGACCGCGGATGGTGCTGCCGGGCGGCCGGCGACTCCCGCGGAGCCGACCGAAGCCCTGGACACGACCCGCTCGGCCGCCGAGGGAGACGGGGCGGACGCTGCCACGGGCCTCCCGGACGCCGCGACCACCGCGCTGCCGGTCGCCGGCACGCCCTGGTGGTCCGAACCCGACGCGACCGTGCCGCCGACCGCTGCGCCGCCCCTGGTCGAGCCCGCTGCGTCGCCCGCGTACCCGGCACACCTGCCACCGGCCGTGGGCCAGGACCTGGACGCCGTGCTCGGCCTGCGCCGGGACGACACCGGTGCGCAGCCCGCGGCGTTGCCGGCCGCTGCGCCGGACGAGCTGGACCAGTCCGAGTGGGACGGCCGCGAGACCAGCGACACGAGTGCGATCAAGGACCTGTTCGGTACCGAGGCCGTCGGGCAGCTCGGTGGCACGGGGTACGACCCGGAGGACACCGGGACGCGCATGATGCCGGCGGCCGCGGTGCCGTCCGCCGCAGTGGCCGGTGCGGGTGCAGGGGTGGGCGCCGGCGCTGGCACGTCGTCTGCTCCGGTGTCGTCGGGGCAGCCGGTCGAGCGTGACAACTTCATCAACCAGGGTGCTGCACGGCTCCGGAGCGAGGGCAAGCGCGGCAAGCAGCTGCTCGTCTACGGCTCGATCGCCCTGATCGTCGTGCTCATCGTCCTGGTGTTCCTGCTGTCGAAGTGGATCCTCGGGAACAACATCGCGGACCAGGCGATCGCGCCGACGAAGTCATCGGCTGCGGCGTCATCGGCGCCCGCGACTCCCTCGGCCGCGGCGTCCGCCGCCCCCTCGGACGAGGCCGCTGCTCCGGCTGCCACGCTCCAGTTCGCCACCACGCCCGCGCTGCCAGGCGAGCACGCCTGGACCGACCTGGCCGGCGGGGAGTGCCTGTCGCCGTTCACCAACGCCTGGGCGCAGAGCTTCACGGTCGTCGACTGCGCGACGCCGCACATCGGGCAGCTCACCGCTCGGCTGACGGTGGACGGGGACGCGTACCCGGGGGCAGAGGCCCTCGCGACGCAGGCCGCCGACCAGTGCCAGTCGGACGCGGCGCTGAACGCCTCGGCGGCTGCGGCCGTCGGGGACGTGCAGGTGCAGGGGTCGTACGCGCCGGACCAGGCGACGTGGGACCAGGGCGACCGGTTCATCTCGTGCTTCGTGACGCGGTCGTCGGGGCAGGAGCTCACGGCGTCGTTGGCGCCGGGGGCGTAG
- a CDS encoding aldo/keto reductase, which translates to MPRIGTSDLHVFPLALGGNVFGWTADESTSHQVLDAYTAAGGDFIDTADVYSAWAPGNEGGESERVIGSWLAASGKRDDVVIATKGSQHPQFQGLGADTVAAAARASLQRLGTDRIDLYYAHFDDQSTPLEETVRAFDQLVKDGIVRYTAISNYSKDRAEEWIRIATENGLAQPVAIQPHYNLVTREPYESEIAPLAHAHRLGVVPYFALAAGFLTGKYRSKEDFAGKDREGQVSGYFNDEGLAVVDALSTIAEARDTELATVALAWLQAQPDVVAPIASARNTEQLPALLASAELELSADELQTLSDVSAKVPASA; encoded by the coding sequence ATGCCCCGCATCGGTACCAGTGACCTCCACGTGTTCCCCCTCGCCCTCGGCGGCAACGTCTTCGGGTGGACAGCGGACGAGTCGACCTCCCACCAGGTCCTCGACGCCTACACCGCGGCGGGCGGCGACTTCATCGACACCGCTGACGTGTACTCCGCGTGGGCTCCCGGCAACGAGGGCGGCGAGTCCGAGCGGGTCATCGGTTCGTGGCTCGCGGCCTCGGGCAAGCGGGACGACGTCGTCATCGCCACGAAGGGTTCGCAGCACCCGCAGTTCCAGGGCCTCGGTGCGGACACCGTCGCCGCTGCCGCACGTGCCAGCCTGCAGCGCCTGGGTACCGACCGCATCGACCTGTACTACGCGCACTTCGACGACCAGTCGACCCCGCTCGAGGAGACCGTCCGCGCCTTCGACCAGCTCGTCAAGGACGGCATCGTCCGCTACACGGCGATCTCGAACTACTCGAAGGACCGCGCCGAGGAGTGGATCCGCATCGCGACCGAGAACGGCCTCGCGCAGCCGGTGGCGATCCAGCCGCACTACAACCTGGTCACCCGCGAGCCCTACGAGTCCGAGATCGCGCCGCTCGCCCACGCGCACCGCCTCGGCGTCGTGCCGTACTTCGCACTCGCCGCCGGGTTCCTGACCGGCAAGTACCGCTCGAAGGAGGACTTCGCCGGTAAGGACCGCGAGGGCCAGGTCTCGGGCTACTTCAACGACGAGGGACTCGCCGTGGTCGACGCCCTGTCCACCATCGCCGAGGCCCGCGACACCGAGCTCGCGACCGTCGCCCTGGCATGGCTGCAGGCACAGCCGGACGTCGTCGCGCCGATCGCGAGCGCCCGGAACACCGAGCAGCTGCCGGCGCTGCTGGCCTCGGCGGAGCTCGAACTCAGCGCCGACGAGCTGCAGACCCTGTCCGACGTGTCGGCGAAGGTCCCCGCGTCCGCCTGA
- a CDS encoding HEAT repeat domain-containing protein → MTVLTDALADPRSSVRLQAVMAAGTTPDAGDLDVLVEQCAVEPDFFVRDMLTWALTRHPSDDVVARVLPELARPEPQARSQALHTLSKVGDPAAWPSVRPMLADHDDEVLRAAWRTAVALVPDDERAELARTLAVQLGVGPRERRLSLSRALVGLGEETVAPVLAAAADRGSGGVRDHVADTERLLHDPDAASALALERARREVALGRTRSAKG, encoded by the coding sequence ATGACCGTGCTCACCGATGCCCTCGCCGACCCCCGATCCTCGGTTCGCCTGCAGGCCGTGATGGCAGCCGGGACGACCCCGGACGCGGGCGACCTCGACGTGCTCGTCGAACAGTGCGCCGTCGAACCGGACTTCTTCGTCCGCGACATGCTCACGTGGGCGCTCACCCGGCACCCGTCCGACGACGTCGTTGCGCGCGTGCTCCCCGAGCTCGCCCGTCCCGAACCGCAGGCCCGCAGCCAGGCGCTGCACACGCTGTCGAAGGTCGGCGACCCAGCGGCGTGGCCGTCGGTGCGCCCAATGCTCGCGGACCACGACGACGAGGTGCTCCGGGCCGCCTGGCGGACCGCCGTCGCACTCGTGCCCGACGACGAGCGGGCTGAGCTCGCCCGGACGCTCGCGGTGCAGCTCGGGGTCGGTCCACGTGAACGACGACTCAGCCTGTCGCGGGCACTGGTCGGGCTGGGCGAGGAGACGGTGGCGCCGGTGCTCGCGGCGGCTGCGGATCGCGGCTCCGGTGGTGTGCGGGACCACGTCGCCGACACCGAGCGGCTGTTGCACGACCCGGACGCTGCGTCAGCGCTCGCCCTCGAGCGGGCTCGGCGCGAGGTGGCGCTCGGCCGCACCCGATCCGCCAAGGGGTGA
- a CDS encoding metal-dependent transcriptional regulator, with the protein MRLPSLSTMAEDYVKLIWKAGERGGAGLATRDIAATLKVSASTVSGNLKKLDRDGLIEHTPYYGVVLTPLGQQVAVAMVRRHRLIESFLVSRLGYTWDEVHTEAEALEHAVSERFLDRVDADLGHPTHDPHGDPIPAADGTVPATLGVLLGAIEPGACGTVDRVSDDDPSLLRYFDELGVGLGTHLRVERVRDYAGVIAVSRRGEDGAEALVDLPAAAATAIWLAPDAD; encoded by the coding sequence ATGCGCCTGCCCTCGTTGTCGACCATGGCCGAGGACTACGTCAAGCTCATCTGGAAGGCCGGGGAGCGCGGCGGCGCCGGACTGGCCACGCGGGACATCGCGGCGACGCTGAAGGTCTCGGCCTCGACGGTGTCCGGCAACCTGAAGAAGCTCGACCGCGACGGCCTCATCGAGCACACCCCGTACTACGGCGTCGTGCTCACCCCGCTGGGGCAGCAGGTCGCGGTGGCGATGGTCCGGCGGCACCGGCTGATCGAGTCGTTCCTGGTGTCACGGCTCGGCTACACGTGGGACGAGGTCCACACCGAGGCAGAGGCGCTCGAGCACGCGGTGTCGGAGCGGTTCCTCGACCGGGTCGACGCCGACCTGGGGCACCCGACGCACGACCCGCACGGCGACCCGATCCCTGCAGCGGACGGCACCGTGCCCGCCACGCTCGGCGTCCTGCTCGGTGCGATCGAGCCCGGTGCGTGCGGGACGGTCGACCGGGTGTCCGACGATGACCCCTCGTTGCTGCGGTACTTCGACGAGCTCGGGGTCGGCCTCGGCACCCACCTGCGCGTCGAGCGGGTGCGGGACTACGCCGGGGTCATCGCGGTCTCGCGGCGCGGGGAGGACGGTGCCGAGGCGCTCGTCGACCTGCCGGCCGCCGCCGCGACCGCGATCTGGCTGGCCCCCGACGCCGACTGA
- a CDS encoding CPBP family intramembrane glutamic endopeptidase, with amino-acid sequence MHQPRRRRWPVPPSLLIGLAPLVVFAAISAWRSRPSDDYPTLGQTVDSVVRALVVPEGIAAVALAVVVTGLGWWRIATVDRTRTPLRWSALAPALVLVVCLVRLPLIDWTALPAHYFLLLTVGVLFVGVFEELIARGMLLVGLRRRVPEFGVWALSCVLFGLLHLLNALAGAGIGPTLIQVVFAASFGSTLYVARRVTGSLLVPVLLHAFWDFGSIGYSATADPSDTGRVVVLGLIGLFSFAVLGFGIVAGGMVAWRDDRPRRLAKRWRSVPPMAAFALEARGDLAAPATAR; translated from the coding sequence GTGCACCAACCCCGTCGTCGCCGCTGGCCGGTCCCACCCTCGCTGCTCATCGGCCTCGCGCCGCTCGTGGTCTTCGCGGCGATCAGCGCGTGGCGGTCACGGCCGAGCGACGACTACCCGACGCTCGGCCAGACGGTCGACAGCGTCGTCCGTGCGTTGGTCGTCCCCGAGGGCATCGCCGCCGTCGCGCTCGCCGTGGTCGTCACCGGCCTCGGCTGGTGGCGGATCGCAACCGTCGACCGCACCCGGACGCCACTGCGGTGGTCCGCGCTGGCCCCGGCCCTGGTGCTCGTGGTGTGCCTGGTGCGGCTGCCCCTGATCGACTGGACGGCGCTGCCCGCGCACTACTTCCTGCTGCTCACCGTCGGGGTGCTGTTCGTCGGGGTGTTCGAGGAGCTGATTGCCCGGGGCATGCTCCTGGTCGGGCTGCGGCGCCGGGTGCCCGAGTTCGGGGTGTGGGCGCTGTCGTGCGTGCTGTTCGGGTTGCTGCACCTGCTCAACGCGCTCGCCGGAGCCGGGATCGGGCCGACGCTGATCCAGGTCGTGTTCGCGGCGTCGTTCGGCTCCACGCTGTACGTCGCCCGACGGGTCACCGGTTCGTTGCTCGTCCCGGTGCTGCTCCACGCGTTCTGGGACTTCGGGTCGATCGGGTACTCCGCAACCGCCGATCCGTCGGACACCGGTCGCGTCGTCGTCCTCGGTCTGATCGGACTGTTCTCGTTCGCCGTGCTGGGCTTCGGGATCGTCGCGGGCGGCATGGTCGCGTGGCGCGACGACCGTCCGCGTCGCCTGGCGAAGCGGTGGCGTTCGGTGCCTCCGATGGCGGCCTTCGCCCTGGAGGCCCGTGGCGACTTGGCAGCGCCGGCCACGGCCCGGTAG